The sequence TGAACTACCTCGGAAAGAAAACAAAATGTTCTCGCGGGGGCGAATTCCTCGTAAAATTCTTTCTCCAGAGATTCCAGAGTCGTGTATTGCGTACCGAGAGCAGGATTGGCATAATCGATCATCAGGGTAATGCGGAAGCCATCGAACGGAATTATGTGAATGTCAGTTTTCCTTTCGGGGTCCGAGAATTGTATTACCTCGTCTATCCGTAGCTCATACCTTTCTTGATTTTGCTCCACAACACCGGCTTCCATTATGGCGTCGGCGAAAGGTTTTGAGCTTCCATCAAGTACAGGTGGTTCAGGTCCCTCAAGTTCGATTATGCAATTATCCACCTCCATCCCGTAGAGAGCAGCAAGAAGGTGTTCAACAGTAGAGACGCGGACCCCATCCCTCTCAAGGATTGTACCTCGCACGAGCTCATCGACTGCGTAATCCACTATTGCGGGGATTTCAACTTCAGGGGCTATGTCGGTTCTTATGAATTTGTACCATGTCCCCGCGGGTGCAGGCTTAAATGTAACTCTGCAAAGTTCGCCTGAATGCAAACCAATGCCCTCGAGCGTTATTTCTCGTGCAAGTGTTCTTTGTCTTTTCATCGCAAACCTCTGGCTTGACTGTGGAAAAATTTAGTATAGTTCTCATCCTGTCGCAAGTGATTTAGCCAAACACCAGCTATCAATATTCCCATGGGATGCGACCGAAACGGCTTATTATGTCAGTCCTCATGGCCTGAATTTCGCCCGGCGTAAGCACCATCATAAGTTTTTCCCATGTTCTCTTTGCACCCACAAGGTTGTTTCTATCTATTTGAAGTGCCAGAAGTGGTTTAAGAAGTCTTGGGTCAAGAGGGTTGAAAAGAAGCGCTGTTTGCAGGTAGTCTTCCGCTTCAGCAAGCCTGCCATTGGCAACGAGATAAACCGCTCTATTCATAAACATAGCAGGGTAAACCCCGTAAACCACTTTTTGTCTCTCGTCCCAGCGCAACCGCCTTCTTACAGTATTTTTATGCTCAAAGAACCACGGCGGCAGAAAACGATAGTGACCATCCTCATCAACTCTGAATGTCAACCCCTCGGGAATTCCCTTATACTTCTGCATGTAGCTCAACTCAGCTATGTGTGCGTACACCGGGTAGGGCCATCTCATCAGAAGTTCGTCTATCATCGCATCGAAAGCATCCTGAATAATCATAGGGTCAAATTTTTCCCCGCGCTCGAACGGCAAAACTCTATCCCTGAAATACATTATTTTTTGAAGTGCGAACGCAAACCTTGGGTCCTTCGAGATTTCCTCGACATACCACGACCGTCTCAAAAGATTGAAGTCCAGTATTGCTACATCGTTTCTTATGTCGTGGCACACTTGGAGATATCGTGCGGTCGCGTACATATCCCAGTTACTCACCATAATAAGCGAGTTCGCGGGAACAGGCGACAACACATTCGCCCCAAACTCCCAAGCGCTCCAGTCGTCGCTATGGTTGCATATGCGGAAATTCTTCTGCGCTGAAAACACCACCGCCACAATAACAAGCACTATTAATGCCGTCCTTATAAAGCGCAGTCTTATCGTATCTATCCCCAAAACACCAACAGACAGTGCTAATACCACAGGCAGATAATACGGTGAAATATCAGGTATCGTGTAGTTGAGCGCATAAATAGCGTCGAAGACAATTATAAGAAGCATTACCCAAAGTAGTTTTGTTCTCCGAATCGCAGCTAACACCCACAATAAGACGATTAGCATAAGAGATGGTAGATTCCAATTTTTCACTATTATTTTTACCATATCTGCCAGAGCGGCTTTAAGCTGTTCAGCGGTTCTTGAAAACATCCACACTCGATATTGCCAGCCAGTAAGGTGACGGAAGAAACGCTCAAATGTGCTTGGAGCGCCCCAGTTCATTAAGGGATTAAGGCTTGCACGAATCGGAAGGTAAAGATACACCGACAGCCCCAGAACGAAAAAGAGCGCAGATACAAGCGTTATGCGAAAATTTAGTTGCCGTCTATAAACTATCAAAAGGTATATTATCGCGGGGACGAACAGGATAACACTCATGTGATGAGCAAATGATAGTCCCCAAAAGAACGCTGAGAGCACAAGCCAGCGGGGATTTTTTGATGAAGTCCACGAAAAGAGAGTAGTAAGCGCTGAAAGATAGAGAAAAATCGCTAAGGTATAAACCTCAGTCAAAACAACTTGTTCCCACATTACCCGACTCACTATAAAGAGAGCTGCGCCTAATAAAGCGGTATATTTTCTTGCACCGATAACCCGGAGGAAAAGATATAAAATTGCCGACGCGAGCGCGCCGAAAAAAGCTGACATCAAGTTAGTCGCAAGAGAAACTGGCAAAAATCCGAAAATCATGACAAATAATCTTCCCAAAAGGGTATAAAGAGGGTATCCGGTGGGATGTGGTATCCCCAGCACTTTAGCCACTGTTGCGAGCTCGCCTGAATCTGAAAGTGCAACGGTAGGATATAATGTCAGCGTGTATAAAATAAAAGCGATAAGGAAAATACATATAAATAGGAAAGCATCAGAAAATTTTATCTTTTTGCTCATCAGCCCTCTCAGTTATCCTTGGGCAATACTTTTAAAAAACGCCTCTTCCCTACCTTTATTACGAGCTCTTTTTCAACAATGATTTCAGCATTTATGTCGTTTATCGTAGCGTTTTCTACTTTGACCGCATTTTGCCTTATAAGCCTTCGGGCTTCGCTCTTGCTGGGAACGAGCCCGTGTTTATAAAGCAAATCCACAAGCTTAATTCTTTCGCCTTTATTCGCAATGAATTCGGGCATTTCCTCGGGAAGTTCCCTTCTTGAGAATACTTTCTCGAAGTTCTCTTTAGCCCTGTCAGCAGCTTGGGGACCGTGGTAAATCCGCACTATTTCCCATGCAAGGCGCTTCTTCAGTTCCATGGGATTCACTGTAGGGTCGGAAAGTTTTCGCTCTATCTCCGAAAGTTCATCTGCGCCAAGCTCAGTCGCAAGGCGGAAGTAGTCCATAATAAGCTCGTCGGGTATGGACATGGTCTTACCGAACATTTCATCCGGTGGGTCCTCAAGAGCAATGTAGTTCCCGTATGACTTTGACATTTTCATTTTCCCATCAGTTCCCACGAGAAGCGGATGAGTTATTATAACTTGAGGTTCTATACCATAGTTCTGCTGGATTTCGCGCCCGAGAAGCAGATTAAATTTCTGGTCTGTTCCACCGAGCTCAACATCAGCGCGTAGAGCGACAGAATCGTATGCCTGCGCTAATGGATAAAGAAACTCGTGGATGTATATTGGCACTCCTTCCTTATATCTTAGTTCGAAATCGTCACGCTCAAGCATTCTCGCAACGGTATACTTTGAAGCGAGCTTTATAACATCAGCAAAAGTCATTTTGCCAAGCCATTCGGAATTGAAAACTATTTTGAGCTTTCTCGTGTCCAGAATTTTCCCTGCCTGCTTGACATATGTTTCGGCGTTTTTCCTCGTTTGCTCGAAAGTTAAGGGTGGTCGGGTCTTCTTTCTGCCTGACGGGTCACCTATCATCGCCGTGAAATCCCCTATAACCAATATTGCCTGATGCCCAAGTTCCTGAAAAATTCGCAGTTTTCTCAAGACGACAGCGTGACCAATGTGCAGGTCAGGAGAAGAGGGGTCACAGCCGAGCTTTATCCGCAGCGGTTCCCCAGTCGAAAAAGACCTCTCAAGCTTTCTCATTAAGTCCTCTTCAGGGATTATCTCCTCAGCGTTGCGGCTTATGAGTTCGAATTGCTTTTCAGGCGGAAGAAATTTCATTTTGCTCATTCCTGTTTGACTATTTTGTATATTTCTGGCAGTCCCATCAAACCCTGTTCGGACACGATGCCAGAGAAAAGCGATAATCTTACTCTCTCAAAAAGAGGGCTTTCAACCAAAATCTTTTTGTGAGTCTGGCTCATTATTTTTTCTGGGGCAATGGTTTTAGTTGGCAACATTTTATCAATAAACTTGTGTGTCGAAGCCAACGCGTAAATGGGTTTGTTCTCGAAATTGGCTACGAGGGCGAGGAAAAGCGTTCCAACCTTGTTGACGACGAAAGCAGGGGTTACTGCATCTGCACCCACCACTATCGCATCGACCTCATCGATGAAACTCCCCAGAGCAGCGTCTATGCAAAGAGTAACATTTATGCCGATGTCAGCTAAATTTCTTGCGAACTCAACGCCCTCAAAATCCGGTCGTCCTTCAGAAATAATAACTCGTTTAATGTGCCCTTCCTTCGCGCAAATCTCAAGTGCCTTGAAAACAGTGTAGCTTCTGCTGTATGTTATAACGACGGCTTCTTTTGGCAGAAGCGCTACGAGATGCATTCCGATTTTTTCAGGTGCTTTCTCAATAGAATCGAGGAGTTCCTTAGCTACTGCTGATTCAGAGCCTTCAGCGCTGCCTATAAGTTTTCGCTCGATGTTTCTTATTATCGCCATGTCAGGGTGTGCTTTGACAAGTAATCCAATTGCTTCCTCAAGTTCATCGCGCGTGAAACCATGTTCTACAACGCCGCTAAGGAAAATTTTCGCTATAGAGGCAGAACCGCTGGTAACATCTTTGGCAAGTTTTTCGGCTATTTCTATGACCTTGCCCATC is a genomic window of bacterium containing:
- a CDS encoding tyrosine--tRNA ligase, encoding MKFLPPEKQFELISRNAEEIIPEEDLMRKLERSFSTGEPLRIKLGCDPSSPDLHIGHAVVLRKLRIFQELGHQAILVIGDFTAMIGDPSGRKKTRPPLTFEQTRKNAETYVKQAGKILDTRKLKIVFNSEWLGKMTFADVIKLASKYTVARMLERDDFELRYKEGVPIYIHEFLYPLAQAYDSVALRADVELGGTDQKFNLLLGREIQQNYGIEPQVIITHPLLVGTDGKMKMSKSYGNYIALEDPPDEMFGKTMSIPDELIMDYFRLATELGADELSEIERKLSDPTVNPMELKKRLAWEIVRIYHGPQAADRAKENFEKVFSRRELPEEMPEFIANKGERIKLVDLLYKHGLVPSKSEARRLIRQNAVKVENATINDINAEIIVEKELVIKVGKRRFLKVLPKDN
- a CDS encoding DUF2723 domain-containing protein, coding for MSKKIKFSDAFLFICIFLIAFILYTLTLYPTVALSDSGELATVAKVLGIPHPTGYPLYTLLGRLFVMIFGFLPVSLATNLMSAFFGALASAILYLFLRVIGARKYTALLGAALFIVSRVMWEQVVLTEVYTLAIFLYLSALTTLFSWTSSKNPRWLVLSAFFWGLSFAHHMSVILFVPAIIYLLIVYRRQLNFRITLVSALFFVLGLSVYLYLPIRASLNPLMNWGAPSTFERFFRHLTGWQYRVWMFSRTAEQLKAALADMVKIIVKNWNLPSLMLIVLLWVLAAIRRTKLLWVMLLIIVFDAIYALNYTIPDISPYYLPVVLALSVGVLGIDTIRLRFIRTALIVLVIVAVVFSAQKNFRICNHSDDWSAWEFGANVLSPVPANSLIMVSNWDMYATARYLQVCHDIRNDVAILDFNLLRRSWYVEEISKDPRFAFALQKIMYFRDRVLPFERGEKFDPMIIQDAFDAMIDELLMRWPYPVYAHIAELSYMQKYKGIPEGLTFRVDEDGHYRFLPPWFFEHKNTVRRRLRWDERQKVVYGVYPAMFMNRAVYLVANGRLAEAEDYLQTALLFNPLDPRLLKPLLALQIDRNNLVGAKRTWEKLMMVLTPGEIQAMRTDIISRFGRIPWEY